From the Candida dubliniensis CD36 chromosome 2, complete sequence genome, the window TGGAAGGTTTTCCGCAACTTTGAAAGAGACCGTTTGAAAATTGCCAATTCATGCCAATGCGGTAATTCAATAAACTGTGATACAGCATTTAACCTTGACGGTTCATTGTAACTCTCGGGAGGTTTCATGTAACCGCTATTTGGCATACACGGAGGACACGGAACTTTGGACAAATTCCACTTTCCTTTTGAGTAGGCATCGATAAAGTGCGATTTAGTCAGTATAATGGGTGTTAGCAGCAAATCTTTAGATGAAGTGGCTATTAAGTTTATCTTTGGtgtttttaaaatattcaaatgtGAGGAATTTGAAGCAGTTCCTGTAATTGGCAGTTTTCTaaactttttgttttggtggCTTGCATCTCTGGAACTTCTACCAATCATGAGATCTGATGTTCTTGATTctcaaaaaatgaaaaaaagaggTCGTGGAACTAAAACCCTATAGTATATTCAATCTGATAGAATTGTTTCGACAAACCAACTAGGTtctttaaagaaaaaagtggTTGCAAGTGTATAAGATCGTGGTTCTTGCAATCTTCTAGTCTATAGATGTATAGAAAATACCgctttttttaaaaaattgtttttttttttttttgcaacattCAAAAGTTATGCAATAGTCTCCGCTATTAAACAGCATATAgtatcatttttattatgcTCCCAATTCTATACAGCTTATTTAGCATCTTCCATGTTGACATCCTTGTCCTTATCgttattgttttctttgCTTTCATCAATCTTTTCCAAATCCGTACTACTTTCTGCTTTAACTCTATCTGCGGTCTCTCTTTCCTGTCTGGCCTTCTCTTCTTCCAACGATAACCTCAATGCCATTGCCAAATCTGGATCCATGTTTGGATCAATGATATCTCCAGCACCACCGGCACCACCAAAGAAATCCATATCACCACCTGAGCCTCCAGCACCGAATCCACCGTCCTCTACTAAAATAGGGGAAGAAGCAACAACCTCATACAATAATCTCGGCCCTGGAGATACTGTAACAAGATGTGAATTATCGTGGTTATTTATAGTTGACTGGAATCTTTCTAACTTGGCGGTGTTGACGCCCTCTTCACCAAAATTTATGATGTCTACAGCCAcattattcttcttcatttttttagctaatttttccaattctttctcAGATTCCTTTATTGGACTTCcaacaaatataatgatTCTTTGCTGTTGGACCTTATTTTGACGGTGTTTCAACGCCAATGCAGCCACTTGGATTCCACTCGAAAAGTTATTTTCACcttgaatttttgtttcatgAACTCCAGCCAATATTTTACCAAAATCAGTAGTCAAAGTCGATAAAACTTGGGgaccactaccaccataGGCTAATAATCCAACTGTATTCTCAGGGTTTGagttaattttattttggaaaataaaTTCTGTTGCAGTTAATTGAGCTTCGTATCTAGATGTCAAAAAATCGCCATTCCTCATATACTCTGAGTTGTCAATGGCAATCATAGTAGCCTCAAGAACCATTTTTTATAGTATTGTATGTCTTAGAAATTGGATAAGTAGTCGAAGGAAACACTGTTTAGAATGGAAGTATTTAGTAAAACTGATTAAATTGCCACTGATTTTGAGAATCGAATCTCAAAACAATCCCCAAAAAGTTAGCaaagagaaaaataaaattgtgTGTGTGCGTGTGTACAAATTTCCATAAACTGAAAAGACAATCTGGAAGTTTCTTATATGCAGTTTTGAATCAaagtatttatattttttttttttttttacccaTTCAAATTAACACAACACGTCTAGCAATTACAAATATATTAGAGTGTATTCCTGGTCTAACACAAACTATGAAttatacaaaaaaacagaagGAGGCAATATTGAATCATCTTAGATTGGAAAGAGCAAAAGTGGCGAAACGGAATGAAATGGCCAAGAAGAAACTAGCAGACCAGACTTTCCAAAAGGTGCTACGAAGATTGAATGGAGTCAGTGTAACGTTGTGGGAcataaaattgaaagacATATTTCAAGTGGAAAGATCAAAGAAACTAGTTGCCAAAAACCTAGTAAGAGATGTACAAGATATGAGACGAAAACTAATACTTGACCAAAAGAAGAGTCCAGTGAAGACAACTAAAACAAGTAGTAGATAACAAAATCTGATCGCCCAGTTTTACTTCCTTCACAAATCTAAAAGTATTCTGCTTTTTAGTTTCC encodes:
- a CDS encoding 26s proteasome 19S regulatory particle non-ATPase subunit, putative (Similar to S. cerevisiae RPN10;~In S. cerevisiae, N-terminus plays a role in maintaining the structural integrity of the regulatory particle; binds selectively to polyubiquitin chains; homolog of the mammalian S5a protein), with the protein product MVLEATMIAIDNSEYMRNGDFLTSRYEAQLTATEFIFQNKINSNPENTVGLLAYGGSGPQVLSTLTTDFGKILAGVHETKIQGENNFSSGIQVAALALKHRQNKVQQQRIIIFVGSPIKESEKELEKLAKKMKKNNVAVDIINFGEEGVNTAKLERFQSTINNHDNSHLVTVSPGPRLLYEVVASSPILVEDGGFGAGGSGGDMDFFGGAGGAGDIIDPNMDPDLAMALRLSLEEEKARQERETADRVKAESSTDLEKIDESKENNNDKDKDVNMEDAK